One part of the Hippoglossus hippoglossus isolate fHipHip1 chromosome 11, fHipHip1.pri, whole genome shotgun sequence genome encodes these proteins:
- the ube2ql1 gene encoding ubiquitin-conjugating enzyme E2Q-like protein 1 has translation MATLLRKIGLIRLHDRDTEDPKHHQGSLKGTKGNQKNNANKHCQTANEANILSTPEIKARKLDQHGKDKQGKDAKEKQQTGGGGSKATSASSIAPLAPHRQHCTQVRTRRLMKELQEIRRLGDNFITVELVEDNLYDWNVKLHQVDKDSALWQDMKETCTEFILLNVTFPDNFPFSPPFMRVLTPRLENGYVLDGGAICMELLTPRGWSSAYTVEAVMRQFAASLVKGQGRICRKAGKSKKAFSRKEAEATFKSLVKTHEKYGWVSPPVSDG, from the exons ATGGCCACCCTACTGCGGAAGATCGGTCTGATCCGTCTGCACGACCGAGACACCGAGGACCCGAAGCACCACCAGGGCTCGTTAAAGGGGACCAAGGGGAACCAGAAGAACAACGCCAACAAGCACTGTCAGACCGCCAACGAAGCCAACATCCTGAGCACGCCCGAGATCAAGGCGAGGAAGCTGGACCAGCACGGCAAGGATAAGCAGGGCAAGGATGCgaaggagaagcagcagacGGGGGGAGGCGGCAGCAAAGCGACCAGCGCCTCCTCGATAGCACCGCTGGCGCCTCACCGGCAACACTGCACCCAGGTCCGGACGCGGAGGCTgatgaaggagctgcaggagatcCGGAGGTTAGGGGACAACTTCATCacggtggagctggtggaggacaACCTGTACGACTGGAAcgtcaagctgcaccaagtgGACAAGGACTCGGCGCTGTGGCAGGACATGAAGGAGACGTGCACCGAGTTCATTCTGCTCAACGTCACCTTCCCCGACAATTTCCCCTTCTCGCCGCCGTTCATGCGGGTCCTGACGCCTCGGTTGGAGAACGGCTACGTGCTGGACGGCGGGGCCATTTGCATGGAGCTGTTGACCCCCCGCGGATGGTCCAGCGCCTACACGGTGGAGGCGGTCATGAGGCAGTTTGCGGCCAGCCTCGTAAAAGGACAG GGACGTATATGTAGGAAAGCAGGAAAGTCCAAGAAAGCGTTCAGCCGTAAGGAAGCCGAGGCCACCTTCAAGTCCCTGGTGAAGACCCACGAGAAATACGGCTGGGTGTCTCCGCCCGTGTCCGACGGCTGA